A stretch of DNA from Macrotis lagotis isolate mMagLag1 chromosome X, bilby.v1.9.chrom.fasta, whole genome shotgun sequence:
aaaaaaaaagaacaagagagtTATGAACTCAAACTAGAATTTCTTTAATAgtatacatacataataaatgcatataCTTTCTATAACTATCTAATTTATGGAGTCGTCCACAAAGCTATCACAACATAAATATATGATGTGTATGTATTTTAACAACTAGAATCTTAAACGGTCAATTGAGAAAATCTAAAGTTTTCTCCCCTTAACCAAAAAGGTGATGCTTAAGATGTGTAACAGTAAAACAAGACTTTAAATAAACATACAAGAAAGTCTACATGCAAATAACATGCCCTTTCAGTTACTTTAGAAGACCATATACTCATTCCATTGACAGTCACTTAGTTAAAACATTCATAAAGTTTTTCCTTTGAAACTATTATAAGCCAAAGAAAAGTGGCCTTGGTGCTTTATAGTCCCACCTCATATTGAACTGAAATTCAATTATCTAACTTGATAAATTtggtttcaaatgaatttttaaaattaaggacaaataattagtaaatgaagaaaatgaaaggctACCACTCCAAAAGCAGTTTCTAATGTATTTTAAGGAATGAATAATAGGAATGCGAATATAGTTTTATGACATAACTACTTTGAGGTAGATACTCATCACATTACTTTATTAGTCACATTTCATACTTTACTGTCTATATAAACATTTATCACCTCCCCAAATTTAAAAATGACATCTCCTGGAAAATCGAGTTCAATGAAAGTGACTAAAGATATCCTGTTTCTTGAAAGCAAACTAAGAGGATTTTAAAAAGAGCCACAATCAATATTAATTAATCTCATGAAACTCTTATAAGTTCTCTTAAAGGACAACTATCTTCCCAGctgtatgataaaaaaaattaagtatattttatttatatttttgactaGTACATTATAGCatttaagtgaaaaaattataaagatattttagtaaaatacattataaatacCCATATCACAAAGTAAAGTCAAGCTTCAATTATACAAACTAATAAAGGGAACCACTGTCATGGATAAGTGAAAATCATTCATATTTAGTTTAAGGATATATTATGATTTCCATGCAGCTAATTTAACTTCCTAATGATGTTGACTTAAGCTAATATTAATCGCAGTTTACATTCTCTGTTTATACTCCAGTTGGGCAGCTAAGGAAAAATGACCCaggagaaagatgagaaagaCAAGTAAGTCTAAGATTAAGAACTGATCATAGAGAATTGACAATCAAATCCAaacaacattttttcctttccatttttctcaaaaGAATGCAAATCACACAATCAAGAACCAAACTTAGTTGTAAACCAATGGTATACTTAATATGTAACATGTAATAAACATGAGGATGGACATTTTAAATCAAACAACAGAATTaggacaataaaatattttatttgtttaaaatacaaaatgttaCATTTTACAGAGATGAAAtgaggaaattataaaagaaaatagattattgTTTTAAGATTCTAAACTCTTAAGGAAAAAGATTCAAAAGGTCTTCTACTAAAATTATAATTGGACCATTCAAGTTGGATTGTATGtgaatactgatgaaaataaatctAGATAATTAGAATCTATGCTTGCtcaatcaaattagataataatacTTAAGAAAAATAAGCACACTACAAATTTAACAAAAGCAATGttgagagtttttgtttttttaaacttattgctcaaaagcaattaaaattttttttgctttctaaggGACATGTTAGCACAATATGAACTAAATTGCATATGAGCAAACTTTCTTGGTTGCTtccaaaatatattcttttttaaccCCTCTGGGTCAGCAGATGTCTGAATTTGACTACAACATTCCAGAACAAGGAAGAAAAGTATTTGTGCTCTACTGCAATTAAAAATCATTAAGTTATAACATTTTTGCCTCTAAATATAGAACACAGTAACAAtgataagcatttaaaaaatataatagcaCTGACTGCATTACCTGTAATTTTATATCCATAAGCAGCTAGTTGACCAGCCATATATTCTCCATCTGAATTATTGTGAGAACAACCCCATGTCCGTATCCAAATTTTCTGAATACCAGGAATAGTACTATGAAGTAATTAGAACAGAAAAAAGTCAGATAAAATAAGTTCAATCCCAAATCCAATAGTCATTTCACATGAATCAAAATTGCATCTGTTCAGCTTTATTTCACTCCCCTCACTATCAACCATTCAGATCACATATGTCAATTATAACCATACATAATAACTTTAGCTTGAAGTCTTCTTCAAATAAAGATTAATAAACCtctaaaaaaatgtcatttataatGCCCTCTGCTTGTTCTAGATTAAAAAATACATCTTATTACCATTATCAAAGTATTACTATTAAGTTTAGAACCTGAAAGAACACATAACAAATTCTTGAAgagcataaaataattttagctactatgttaaagaagaaaatcaaataagtaCATTTGGGATATTATGTAGCAAATGATTTCAAACCTATATAATGACTATCTATAGTTACAAATAGTTAAATAGATATCTaactatatgtatatctatatctatataattacattaataataaaacatttcataaatggtagaactaaaaaagaaaaatcctaccAATTAAGTTTTTTATATCTCCTTATCTAAAGAAAGGATTCTGAAACTGAAACTTCCATTCAgaacatttattcctaaattcagATGGCACTAATGTAAACTTAGATATTAAACACTGCTTTTCAAAATGGTGTAATTTGAAATCATTAAAAttcatgcaaaaacaaaaaaattataaattaataccaaaaaggaggaaattttttaaaaaattggtttgCCTTAGATGTAACTACTGTCTAAAAAAAAGGGTAatcccagaataaaaataaattacccTAAAAagttctaggaaaaaaataatatggaaacaTCACATATTTTCTAGTTGCTCTACTTTTCTGTGGATTTTTCTAAAATTGTcctaaaaaactttaaaatgcatcAATTATTTAACATTGTCATTAAAAAGTAATCAGCATTTTCCCAGTCCCCCTATAGCTTAAATTCAGAAGGTCACATTACTAAACTagtattattaatataaattagttacattttccacttttttcataaaaaaactgAGTAAATTTTGGAACAACACTAACCTATCATTTGGTGGATCATCTTCCTCTTGCAAACATTTTTGTGTATTGCGTATCCGCACCTTTGGAACAatgttttttcttgaaaaatgcctATCATGAGGTTTTGAATCTTCTCTTGACACAATATCTTCTATGTCTTCAAGTGGTGAATCACAAGATGCAGCAGGCATCTTTTTCTTAAGAGAAAAGGATATAAAACATAATTCAGATGCAACAGATATTTTCCCCATAACTAAGAGTACATAATTACAATTCACAGatatatgtaaatttcttttcattatattgcAAACTACCTGTATAATCCCAGAACAGTCACAAACCCTCTTAATGCTGCTCTAGGCCAGAGGGATCAAACATACAGATCACAACACTCCTAACTGTGGTCTGAACCACATTAAAATATAGGTGGGAAAATatacccaaataaataaaaaaatataataaaacagacAATATTACATTTTAGGACTACGAATCCTTACATACAATTTAGAGTTTGACATCACAGTTCAGTTCTCTAAGCAAGATTCTAAGTCACTATGTTGGTAAATGGAGTTTCCTCAATGGGGAGCTCCATATAATACTACcatgaaatcacaagtttagTTCCTATCTTTAGTATTACATAATTTGATTATGAGTCAGTCAAAAGACAATGAATGAATACTCTGTGACAGGCAAAATGCTAAGAGCTGAACACACAAAGAATGAAAAGACAGTTCTTGCTCACAATCCAAAGGGAGAGTCAACATGTGAACACCTgtgtacaaataagatatttacaaaataaacagataaatgaCAAAGGGAAGGGACAAGCATTAACAGGTTTTTGGAAAAGTGTCTGATAGAAGGTgaattttaactgggacttgaaggaagtcaggagggaCAGGCAGAGAAAATGACCAGAGCCAAGAGATGAAGTATCTTGTTCAAGAAACAATTATTAGAtggcaagctccttgagggcagggactatcttttgcctctttctgtatCCCCAGAGTTTGgcacagtgcctaacacatattaggcacttcataaatgtttattaattgttGGAAGAACAGCAAGGTCTGTTTCACTGTGAATTTTCAAGTAATAGGAGGCTTTAAGGTATACCACTGAAAAAGTAcagggaaatgggattaagtagagttttgaggggtggttaggtggcacactggatagagcactgaccctgggtcaggagaacctgaattcaaatttggcctcagacacttaataattacctagctgtgtgaccttgggcaagccaattaaccccaatgcactgcaaaaaaaaagaaaagtttttatatttgaCTCTGCAAGTGATAGGTcatcactggagtttactgaatggagggaaagggaaggtcagacctatgctttaggaaaataactctGAGAGACTAGAGTGGTAATAGACTcagagaaaagtcagagaaaatattagaaatattccagacaggtggggcagctag
This window harbors:
- the CDKAL1 gene encoding threonylcarbamoyladenosine tRNA methylthiotransferase, producing the protein MPAASCDSPLEDIEDIVSREDSKPHDRHFSRKNIVPKVRIRNTQKCLQEEDDPPNDSTIPGIQKIWIRTWGCSHNNSDGEYMAGQLAAYGYKITENPSEADLWLLNSCTVKNPAEDHFRNSIKKAQEEDKKVVLAGCVPQAQPRQEYLKGLSIIGVQQIDRVVEVVEETIKGNQILNEQRYYNSLK